The genome window AGCGATTACGCGTCGTCCCCTTGCCGTCATGATTAATAATGCACCAGCGGCTCGGCCCCAATCGGGTCTGAGTTCCGCCGATATCATTCTTGAAGTCCTCGCAGAGGGAGGCATTACCCGGTTTATAGCCATCTTCCAGAGTGAAGGCGGTGCTGAGACGGTTGGACCGGTTCGCAGTATACGTCCATATCTGATTGAGCTTGGCGAGAGTTATGATGGGGTGCTTGTTCATGCCGGAGGCAGTCCGGAGGCATATTCCATTTTGCAAAGGCAGCAGAAACAGCATATGGATGAAATCTCAAATGGAGGGCCTTACTTCTGGCGTTCCAAGGATCGTAAAGCGCCACACAATCTGTATACTTCAGCGGACAAGTTAAGAGAAGGGGCAGACATCAAGGGTTATAGCCATGAGTTTAAATCTCCCGTATATATCTATAACGAAGAAGGCGCGACTTCCGCAGGAGAGGCAGTGAAGCAATTCGACATCCATTATTTATTGGATAGTTACCGGGTGACGTATGATTATGATGAAGTTAGCGGACGATATATGAGAATGGTGAATGGTAAGGCAGATCAGGATCTGGATAATGGGACTGCACTTGGCGCAGCGAATATCATTGTGGCAGGTGCAGATCACAAGGTGCTCGATAGTGTAGGTCGGTTGTCCGTCAATTTGGAACAGGGCGGGGAAGCCATGTTGTTCCAGAAGGGCAAAATGATTCGTGGGCAGTGGGTGAAGAAACAGGGGGATATTATCCGGTTTGTTCAGGATGGCAGTGAAGTGGCTCTTGTGCCGGGTAAAACCTTTATCAACATTGTTCCCAATCAACCGGAATTCTCCAGTCATGTGAAGCTGGCTGTGCAGCAATGAAGGATGTAATGAAAGAAAACAATGAAACAGGTATGCATTTTGTTATCGAAAAGGCGTTATATTGTATCTTAGCGTGAAAAATAGAATCGTGTCGATTCTGTCTTTGGATGTCGAATTGTAAACGCAGTGTAAAATCTTGACTTGAATTTACCATTATTCCAAATAATTAAGATTCATTTCAGATTAATGTGATAAGAATATAAAAAAGGATCACACCTTTTGTACAAACCATGAAACAAATATGATAAGATATCAAAGGTTGTCATTTCATGTTTCATCGGTTATCGGCAATTTTTTCCGTAAAGGGGATAGGGCTATGAAGCTTAAGAAGAAGAAGGATATATTTTTTGAGACACTGGAGAACATGGCAGATACGGTTGTTCAAGCGGCAGATTATTTCTCCCAGCATGTTTCCAACCTTCAGGATGTGACTCTTTTTGCCAATGAAATGAAGAAGTACGAGTCCCAATGTGATGACTATGTGCACACAATCATTACGGAACTCAACAAAACGTTTATCACGCCGATCGAACGCGATGATATTATGGAGCTGACAACAACACTTGATGACGTATTGGACGGACTCGAAGCAACGGCTTCCCGTTTCTATATGTACCAACTGACGGATCCTGACGAATATATCGTGCAATTTGCTGAAATTTTGCGCCAATCGGCTTACGAAATTCAGAAGGCTATTCATTTGCTGTCTCAGAAAAAATTGCTGGCGATTCGTGAGTACACGATTCGATTGAATGATCTGGAAAATCAGGGTGATGAAGTGTTGCGCATGTGTATCAAGAACCTTTTCGCTACCGTTCCTGATCCGATTGAATTGATCAAACGTAAGGAAATTTACGAACGTCTTGAGACAACAACGGATGCTTGTGAACACGTAGCAAATGTGCTTGAATCCATCATCATGCGTAATTCTTAAGGAGCCAGAGAATAATGGAAACAACGATTTGGGTATTAGGTATAGTCGTCTTCCTTGCACTGGCGTTTGACTTCATCAACGGTTTTCACGACACGGCCAATGCCATTGCTACTTCAGTATCGACACGGGCACTAACGCCACGTCGCGCGATCCTTTTGGCAGCGGTAATGAACTTTGTCGGTGCGATGATGTTTACAGGCGTCGCGAAGACGATTGGGGGGAGTGTAACCGACCCCACCACGCTAGATAACGGGATCGAGGTCGTCATAGTCACCTTGATCGCTGCGATTATCTGGAACCTGGTTACATGGTGGTTTGGTATTCCGTCTTCTTCATCACACGCATTGATTGGAGCCCTTGCTGGTGCTGTGCTCGTTGGCGCAGGTTCCGATAAAGTGAAGTGGAGCGGGTTCATTGATATTGTCGGAGGTTTGCTATTATCACCTCTAATCGCATTTGCCATCGGTTATGTGGTCATGACGATTCTCAAATACATTTTTGCCAAACGCAGTCCGCATAACGTGAATAAAGGTTTCCGTACGGTACAGATTTTCACGGCAGCACTGCAAGCTTTCACACATGGTACGAATGATGCACAGAAAGCAATGGGTATTATTACGTTTGCTTTGGTTGCAGCAGGTGTACAAGATCATCTGGAAGTGCCGCTGTGGGTTAAAATCTCAGCAGCAACCGCGATGGCTCTGGGTACATCCATTGGTGGTTGGAAAATCATCAAAACGATGGGTACCAAAATCTTTAAAATTGAACCGATTAACGGTTTTGCCGCCGATCTGTCAGCTGCTTCCGTTATTTTCACAGCAACGTTGCTTCACCTTCCAGTTAGTACAACGCACGCGATCACATCAGCTATTCTGGGTGTGGGTTCCGCAAAACGTTTCTCTGCTGTGAAATGGGGACTTGCTGGACGTATCATTATTACGTGGTTCATTACGATTCCAATTACTGCTGGACTGGCAGGATTGCTGTACTGGATTATTTTCTAAAAAGAGAAGTGATCCCGTACGAATCCGGGGTTACCAGACAAACTGTTCATAACTGTGTGAATATCGGGATATGTGGACAATTATACAACCAAAATCAAGAGACGCCTGTGCATGAACGTGTGGACAGGCTGGATATGTGGATAGCCATCCGTGGAATGATAAACCAAAAGAAGATATTCCTGTGGATACAGGGAACTGTGGATAGGGAAATGAGAGAAGCCAACAGGGTTGGCTTTTTTTGTTGTCGAGTTTGTAGGTGGCTGTGGATATTTGGGGACACGTGGGAGACGTGTCTATGGTTAACGTTGTACAATGATCTAAAGATACAGGACAAGGACGTGGTCTGATTTATGATTCGTACACTCGCCATTACACGAGAACATCAAGTCTCCGTGAACGTACCGCTTACACAGCTGGATCTGAACGATTACGCCTGGGTATGGGCGGATTTTAACCAGCCAACGGAAGAGGAAAGCCGTTTGCTGGATACATATTTTCATTTTCACCCCTTAGCTATTGAGGACTGCCTGCATGTGTTGCAGCGGCCAAAGCTTGATTATTATGAAAATCTGCAGTTTCTTGTACTGCATGCACTGAACCCGTCCACACTGGAAGCCGAGGAGGTTGACTTGTTTCTCGGAGCGAACTTCCTTGTATCCTTTCATCATGGTGTACTGGAGGAAGTGGATGAAGCGTGGGAGCGATTATTGCACCATGCACATGAACGTACGATCTGGGCGCGAGGTCCAGTGGCAGCGGCCTATACGGTGATGGACAAGCTGGTCGATCATTATTTTCCGTCCCTATTTGCCATCGAGGATGAACTGGCTGAACTGGAGAACCGGGGTGGACAAGAGTCCGTTGAAGACCTGATGAATCAGGTGTTTGACTTGCGAAGCCGATTGCTGAAGCTCAGAAGAACGGTCGTACCGATGCGGGATCTGCTCTATCGAGTGGTGAACTCCCAGCATGTGCAGCGAACAGGCGAACATACGGCTTATTTTACCGATATCTATGACCATTTATTGAAGCTGACGGACATGATTGAAGCCGATCGGGAGATGACGGCCGACCTACGCGACAGTTATATTTCCCTGAACTCCAACCGGATGAATCAGATCATGAAGACACTTACGGTGATTACGACGGTATTTATGCCGCTCACGCTGATCGCGGGTATTTATGGCATGAACTTTGCCTATATGCCTGAGCTTCAATGGAAGTTTGGGTATGGGGCGGTGCTGCTGTTGATGTTTGTGCTTGGCGGAAGTATGGTGGCCTGGTTTGTGAAGCGCGGATGGTTTAAGTAGAATGTGCTACATTTGGATAGCGGTGAGGGTAGGTAAGAGGAATTGCAGTTAGAATTACATATAAAAAAGGCCACTGGGTCATGATCTCGGGCAGAAATAACTGTAGGGAGATGATGTTTGCCAGGTGGCCTTTCTGATGCTGCTATAGATATGCTAGAAATATTCTATCCACATGTGAATAAGTATTTCTTTGGAGTGAGATGTGTATAACTTACGATTGCTTCCTGTTACTCCATTTCAAGAACAAAAGAAGTTGTTGCTGCCGCTTGACCATTCACTACAATCGTTAGCGTATGTAATCCGGCATAGTATTTTCTCGTTGTAATGATTTTGAACGACTGTTTGGTGGCTACCTTGGTTCTGCCTGTCGGATACATTTTATCAGAGCATTTGAATCGTTTGGGAGCCTGCTTGCCGTTTGCCTTCATATAGCCCATCTCATATTCAATTCGCAGCATCTGTGACTCACCACTCTCATTAACAACATCAAATGAAAAATGAAGATCCTCGCCAATGGCAATCGTATCTTGTACAAGCTGAAGCTGCTCAATGTGAATGGAATCCTGCTCGTTATAACCAAAAAGACTTAGTGCTTTGGGATGTCCTTTCTTCAGTAAGGACCTGCTGGCATGCCGGACAATCCAATCTGTGTGGGCATGTTGTCCATACCAGGTGGTGGCCAGATCCAGTACCAGTTCGGGGTGGTCTTTGGAGATGTCATTCAGATGATTGGCAACACTTTTGCGCACATAGAGGGACTCGTCCTGTTTCAATGCGTGCAGAATCGGAAGTACAGGTGTTGGATCAGTGATAAAGTTCTGAAGTTTGGCGCCCCATGGCAAACGTGGCCTACTCCCCTCACTGGCAAGTCTGCGGATATGCTCATTGTGGCTATCTGCCCACGCCATCATATGTTTCATCGTTTGCATGGGATAACGTTCAATAAACGGGCGTACCGCAAACTCGGAGCTGGAATAAGGTGTGAAGAGGGTCAGATACTTCATGGATAATTCGTAATCCTCCGGCTCAAGTCCGTTCACTTCGATAAAATCCGGTACAAACAGATATTCAACACCTCTCATATTCGGAGCGGCTTGTTCGATAATATGTAACGCTTCTTCATAATTATTGGGCAGCACTTCGGTCAACGCTAGTGTGATTCGGCGAATGCGCCCTTTGAATTCCAACTGTTCCCAGCCTTCAGCGAAAACCAATTCATGAAATAGCTGTGTATCCAGCTCTGGGTAGAATTGATGCAACAGTTCGCCTGTCCGATCGATTAATGCGGGCGTGTATTTGTCTTTGAAAAGTTCCATGGTCCGCCTCCTTTAGTTACTATCCAGTATACCTCAAAGTTGCAGAAATAAGAACATAGGTTCCTGAAATTTTATGTGTGTAGTGATGAACGCGGTTAAGGCACCCACCTTCTGTATGGGGGTGCCTGGATGAGTTTAACGTTTGCGACTTTTGGGACGGCGCTTCGTGGAATTGGATTTGCGGCGGACTGGAGTTGTGTTGCGACGACGTGGAGTGCTCGTTTGTTTATTCGTCCGCTTGCGCTTCCGTCTCCGGGGCGGTGTATATTCTTCATAGTCTGCGTCAGCCGCGCTGTTATTACTTTTACCTTTTCCAAAAGGCAGAATGCCCATAACGAGTTTCATCATCGGAGCCATCTGCTGGATGCCGCCGACGACCTTTTGCATTTTGCCTATTCCACTCATGATTCCATCAATACCGCCGAAACGGTCGATCATTCCTTTTAACTCACCGATGTTAGCTAATGAAAAGCCTGAACTGCCAGAAGCAGGTGTCGGTACCGGAGCTGGGGCAACAACCTGTGCTGCACCTCCGTATAAGTTCCCTCCAGCTACACCTTGCCCATAGGGTACGACTGCAGATGCTTCGACTTCACCGAAGCCCGGGTAATGGGGCTCTACTCCAGGGTACATCGGTTGAATCTGAGTTTCATTTAAAGACCGCTGAACCATACCGGGCGGCACATAGGCAGAAGTATGTGCCTGCCGATGTGCATGAGAAGACGGTCGGTGCCCTTGTGCTGGCTGGCGGTGATAATAATGCTGTGGCATGAACGATCACGATCCTTCTATTGGATTTCGGAATTGCGTTCCACAAGTTTCATGACAGTGTACATCATATGCGGTAGTGGAACTCCCTTTTGTTATACTGTATGTCATTCGCGGAGAGACGGCGTAGGCGGGTATCCCGGAAAACGGGATATTTGCGGATTTGGGCGCATGGCATGATGGCAGGTTGTCAAAGAGTAAAATGTAGTTTAGACACAAAATTGTCACAATTTAACGGGTTGAAATCCTACATAAGTAATCGGATATATACAGGTGAAAACTGGGAAATAGCGGGGTAATTTCATCTGATGTGCGCGAGGGGAGGACAATAGTACCTTTTGTAAGCGGTAACATGTATTTTTATTCTGTAGTGCGTGAAAT of Paenibacillus sp. FSL R5-0517 contains these proteins:
- a CDS encoding DUF3048 domain-containing protein; amino-acid sequence: MKLFKWNKAASAASLLILSLSLVACQNQEASKMPLQPEPTPAPVQEEQTVEESNDSLYTAPLTGLPVDEAITRRPLAVMINNAPAARPQSGLSSADIILEVLAEGGITRFIAIFQSEGGAETVGPVRSIRPYLIELGESYDGVLVHAGGSPEAYSILQRQQKQHMDEISNGGPYFWRSKDRKAPHNLYTSADKLREGADIKGYSHEFKSPVYIYNEEGATSAGEAVKQFDIHYLLDSYRVTYDYDEVSGRYMRMVNGKADQDLDNGTALGAANIIVAGADHKVLDSVGRLSVNLEQGGEAMLFQKGKMIRGQWVKKQGDIIRFVQDGSEVALVPGKTFINIVPNQPEFSSHVKLAVQQ
- a CDS encoding DUF47 family protein; the encoded protein is MKLKKKKDIFFETLENMADTVVQAADYFSQHVSNLQDVTLFANEMKKYESQCDDYVHTIITELNKTFITPIERDDIMELTTTLDDVLDGLEATASRFYMYQLTDPDEYIVQFAEILRQSAYEIQKAIHLLSQKKLLAIREYTIRLNDLENQGDEVLRMCIKNLFATVPDPIELIKRKEIYERLETTTDACEHVANVLESIIMRNS
- a CDS encoding inorganic phosphate transporter, whose product is METTIWVLGIVVFLALAFDFINGFHDTANAIATSVSTRALTPRRAILLAAVMNFVGAMMFTGVAKTIGGSVTDPTTLDNGIEVVIVTLIAAIIWNLVTWWFGIPSSSSHALIGALAGAVLVGAGSDKVKWSGFIDIVGGLLLSPLIAFAIGYVVMTILKYIFAKRSPHNVNKGFRTVQIFTAALQAFTHGTNDAQKAMGIITFALVAAGVQDHLEVPLWVKISAATAMALGTSIGGWKIIKTMGTKIFKIEPINGFAADLSAASVIFTATLLHLPVSTTHAITSAILGVGSAKRFSAVKWGLAGRIIITWFITIPITAGLAGLLYWIIF
- the corA gene encoding magnesium/cobalt transporter CorA; the encoded protein is MIRTLAITREHQVSVNVPLTQLDLNDYAWVWADFNQPTEEESRLLDTYFHFHPLAIEDCLHVLQRPKLDYYENLQFLVLHALNPSTLEAEEVDLFLGANFLVSFHHGVLEEVDEAWERLLHHAHERTIWARGPVAAAYTVMDKLVDHYFPSLFAIEDELAELENRGGQESVEDLMNQVFDLRSRLLKLRRTVVPMRDLLYRVVNSQHVQRTGEHTAYFTDIYDHLLKLTDMIEADREMTADLRDSYISLNSNRMNQIMKTLTVITTVFMPLTLIAGIYGMNFAYMPELQWKFGYGAVLLLMFVLGGSMVAWFVKRGWFK
- a CDS encoding DNA alkylation repair protein, with amino-acid sequence MELFKDKYTPALIDRTGELLHQFYPELDTQLFHELVFAEGWEQLEFKGRIRRITLALTEVLPNNYEEALHIIEQAAPNMRGVEYLFVPDFIEVNGLEPEDYELSMKYLTLFTPYSSSEFAVRPFIERYPMQTMKHMMAWADSHNEHIRRLASEGSRPRLPWGAKLQNFITDPTPVLPILHALKQDESLYVRKSVANHLNDISKDHPELVLDLATTWYGQHAHTDWIVRHASRSLLKKGHPKALSLFGYNEQDSIHIEQLQLVQDTIAIGEDLHFSFDVVNESGESQMLRIEYEMGYMKANGKQAPKRFKCSDKMYPTGRTKVATKQSFKIITTRKYYAGLHTLTIVVNGQAAATTSFVLEME
- a CDS encoding tyrosine protein kinase, which produces MPQHYYHRQPAQGHRPSSHAHRQAHTSAYVPPGMVQRSLNETQIQPMYPGVEPHYPGFGEVEASAVVPYGQGVAGGNLYGGAAQVVAPAPVPTPASGSSGFSLANIGELKGMIDRFGGIDGIMSGIGKMQKVVGGIQQMAPMMKLVMGILPFGKGKSNNSAADADYEEYTPPRRRKRKRTNKQTSTPRRRNTTPVRRKSNSTKRRPKSRKR